Genomic window (Ureibacillus composti):
TAGTTCAGGACCACCAGATTTAACAACGCGACCTTGCATCATTACGTGTACTTGGTCAGGAGTGATATAGTTTAATAAACGTTGGTAGTGAGTGATTGCTAGACAGCCGAATCCTTCACCGCGCATTTCGTTAATACCTTTTGCAACAACTTTTAATGCATCGATATCAAGACCAGAGTCGATTTCGTCTAAAATTGCAAAAGTAGGTTTAATCATCATTAATTGAAGAATTTCGTTACGTTTTTTCTCACCGCCAGAGAAACCTTCGTTAAGATAGCGTTGAGCCATATCTTGATCCATTTCAAGGAAGTCCATTGTTTTATCTAATTCACGAATAAATTTCATTAATGAAATTTCGTTACCTTCTTCACGACGAGCATTAATTGCTGAACGGATAAAGTCTGCGTTTGTAACACCAGAAATTTCAGATGGATATTGCATAGCTAAGAATAAACCAGCTTTTGCACGCTCATCAACTTCCATTTCAAGTACATTTTCACCGTCAAGTTCGATTGTACCTTGTGTTACTTCATATTTAGGATGTCCCATGATTGCAGATGATAAAGTTGATTTACCTGTACCATTTGGACCCATGATTGCGTGTACTTCATTTGTATTAATAGTAAGGTTTACACCTTTTAAAATCTCCTTGTCATCGATTGATACGTGAAGATCTTTAATTACTAAAGTTGACATTATATTACCTCCGTATTAGATACATTGAATGGTAGTACCATTTCTAATTTATTATCATTCTAATCTTAACTCAAAACTGTTTACCATGCAAACATTTATTCTGTAATGAAAATAAATCAAATAAATCCATAAAATCTAAGGACTTTTACCTCCTTGAAATTTTCCAATGAAAATTACACCAACAAATTGTGAACATAATCATTTTCAATAATCATTTTCTAATTGAGAATGGTCTTCACTTAAAAATCTCGACAAATTACAGAAATTTCGCATCTAATTCATTTTCAGCTTGCCATAAAAATACTATACCTTTTAAATATGAAATAAAAATTCACTATGCCATCTTACCATTTAATCAGAAGTCCAGAAATAATAAAATAAAAAAGCGTTTTTTGAGGAATACTTTGTTCAAAAAAACACTAATGCTAACTAAAACTTATTGAAAATGAGTTCCACTCCAACAATTTTAAAAAAGTGTTAGCCATACTACAGAAACCGCGGCCTACCACTGTAAGCCGCGCAATGTTTCCGGAACGTTTAGAAGTACACATTCTATGTGAGCGGTCCTACACAAAAGCACGAAGACAAGTCGAAAAGACATGTTTCAACATGGCTTTGCGGCTTGTGTGCTTAGACCGCTCTCTCGAAACACTCACTTAGGATTCATTATTAGAATTTTAGCAAGTCATACATTATTGCACTTTTTTTCAATATCATTAACAATTAGAAAAGCGCTTTTTGAGCTATACTTCACTCAAAAAAGCGCTTTTTTTGATTATGCTTTGACTGATGTAGTTAAAAATTCCTCTACACTTGCAGCGACTGCACGACCTTCTTTAATTGCCCATACAACTAAACTTTGACCACGTCTAGCATCACCAGCAACAAATACACCTGGAACATTCGTTGCAAAATCCTTAATGGAAGCTTGGATACGATTACGAACTAAGTTTACACCAAAATGCTCTGCAATTTTATTTTCTACCCCTTCAAAACCGATGGCAACAAATACATATTGTGCTGGCCATACTTTTTCGGTACCTGGTAGCTCTTTAAAATAATAGAAACCATCTTCGCCTAAAACCTTTTCCATTTGAATCGTATGAAGTTCTTTTACACGGCCGTTTTTATCTTTAACAATTTTTTTCGTTTGAATACAATATTCACGAGGATCACGACCTTTTACTGCTGCTACTTCTTCATAAGCGTAATCTAATTTATAAACATTCGGGTCTTGTGGCCAAGGCGTCTCGTCTGTACGCGCTTTTGGAAGCTCTGGATGTTTACCAAATTGATAAACTGAGCGAGCTTCTTGACGTATAGCAGTCGCCACACAGTCAGCACCTGTATCTCCACCACCAATAACAATAACGTCCTTACCTTTCACATTTAAAGCTTTGCCATCTTTAAATTTAGAATCTAGTAAGCTTTGAGTCACCCCTGTTAGGTAATCCATTGCTAAATGAACACCCTCTGACTCACTGCCTTCAATATGAAGTGCTCGCTGTTTTTGTGCTCCAACACATAAAATGACAGCATCGTATTCATTTTTGAATTGTTCTCCAGTGATGTCTACCCCAACCTCTGTATTCAATACAAAGTCAATTCCTTCTTGTTGAAGTAAATTCACACGGCGTTCTACTACTTCTTTTTCTAATTTCATATTTGGAATTCCATACATTAACAAGCCACCAGGACGATCAGCACGTTCATATACAGTGACACTGTGTCCCTTTTGATTCAGTTGATCTGCTGCTGCTAATCCAGCAGGACCTGATCCAACGATTGCAATCTTTTTGCCTGTTCGGTGAGATGGAATACGTGGAACTATCCAGTTGTTCTCAAAGCCTTTATCAATAATTGAGCGTTCAATAGATTTTATAGCTACTGATGGCTCATTAATACCCAAAGTACAAGAACCTTCACAAGGCGCTGGACAAACGCGCCCTGTGAATTCCGGGAAATTATTAGTCATGTGAAGACGTTGTAATGCTTCTTGCCATTTCCCTTTGTATACTAAGTCATTCCATTCTGGAATCACATTTTGAATTGGACATCCTGCAGCAGCTCCACGTACTTCAATTCCCATATGACAAAATGGTGTAGCACAATCCATGCAACGTGCACCTTGTGTTTGTAGTGATTCATCTGACAGCCTTGAAGCATATTCATTCCAATTTAGAATACGCTCTAGTGGAGGCTGTTCTTTCGTTTTCTCTCTTTTATATTCCATAAATCCTGTTGGTTTCCCCATTTCTAGAACCCCCTCTTATTTGGAAATGGCTAGCTCTTTGCTGCCAGTTGTTTCTACAAATGCCTGCATTGCTGCTTGATTTTCTGTTAATCCATTGAATTTATGATGGTTAATTTTTTCCATCATTTTTTGATAATCAGTTGGTACAACTTTTACAAATTTCGGAACAAATTCATCCCATTTCGCTAAAATATCTAACGCAATAGAGCTATCTGTTTGTTCTAAGTGTTGAATAATCATTGAACGTACTGCTTCAATCTCTGTTTTATCTGCTAGGCGTTCGAAATGAATCATTTCTTTATTACATTTTTCTTTCAATTCATTTTCGTCCGTTGGTAAAATATAAGCTATTCCTCCTGACATACCTGCCGCGAAGTTTTTACCTACATCACCTAAGATCACGACACGACCACCAGTCATATACTCGCATCCGTGGTCACCGATGCCTTCAACAACCACATTAGCACCACTGTTTCGAACAGCAAAACGATCTCCTGCTCGACCATTGATGAAGACGCTTCCGCTCGTTGCCCCATATAGACAAACGTTACCAGCAATGACGTTCTTCTCTTGCTTTCCTTTAATTGGTGCTGTTGCGATTAGCTTACCACCAGATAATCCCTTACCGAAGTAGTCATTCACATCACCAACAACTGATAATGTCATCCCTTTTGGTACGAATGCTCCGAAACTTTGCCCAGCATGACCAGTAAATTTCAAGTGGATCAAGCCTTCCTTCAGACCCGCTTCTCCGTACTTTTTAGAAATCTCACTACCAATAATTGTTCCAACTACACGGTCGGTATTTTTAATTGTGTATTCTAATTCTATTGGCTCTTTTTCATTAATTGCTTTTTGAACTTTCGGTAATAATTCACGAAGGTCAAATGTTTCTGCTATTTGAAGGTCTTGATTTGTTTGTTTTGTACGAGACCCTTCTACTTGATGAAGTAATGTAGACAAGTTAAGTTGACTTGCTTTCCAATGTTGTTTTGCTCTTTCACTTACTTGTAAAACATCAGTACGTCCTACCATTTCATCAATTGTACGGAATCCTAACATCGCCATATATTCTCGCATTTCTTCTGCAATAAAGCGCATGAAGTTTACAACATGA
Coding sequences:
- the sufC gene encoding Fe-S cluster assembly ATPase SufC, translating into MSTLVIKDLHVSIDDKEILKGVNLTINTNEVHAIMGPNGTGKSTLSSAIMGHPKYEVTQGTIELDGENVLEMEVDERAKAGLFLAMQYPSEISGVTNADFIRSAINARREEGNEISLMKFIRELDKTMDFLEMDQDMAQRYLNEGFSGGEKKRNEILQLMMIKPTFAILDEIDSGLDIDALKVVAKGINEMRGEGFGCLAITHYQRLLNYITPDQVHVMMQGRVVKSGGPELAQRLEAEGYDWIKKELGIEDTDAVQEA
- a CDS encoding glutamate synthase subunit beta, with translation MGKPTGFMEYKREKTKEQPPLERILNWNEYASRLSDESLQTQGARCMDCATPFCHMGIEVRGAAAGCPIQNVIPEWNDLVYKGKWQEALQRLHMTNNFPEFTGRVCPAPCEGSCTLGINEPSVAIKSIERSIIDKGFENNWIVPRIPSHRTGKKIAIVGSGPAGLAAADQLNQKGHSVTVYERADRPGGLLMYGIPNMKLEKEVVERRVNLLQQEGIDFVLNTEVGVDITGEQFKNEYDAVILCVGAQKQRALHIEGSESEGVHLAMDYLTGVTQSLLDSKFKDGKALNVKGKDVIVIGGGDTGADCVATAIRQEARSVYQFGKHPELPKARTDETPWPQDPNVYKLDYAYEEVAAVKGRDPREYCIQTKKIVKDKNGRVKELHTIQMEKVLGEDGFYYFKELPGTEKVWPAQYVFVAIGFEGVENKIAEHFGVNLVRNRIQASIKDFATNVPGVFVAGDARRGQSLVVWAIKEGRAVAASVEEFLTTSVKA